The DNA sequence GCGATGGTCAAGCGCAGTGCATTGCCGGCACCGATCGCCCGTTTTGCACCGATGCCGGCCGGTGAAAGTTATCCACAAGGCTATCGCGACGAACAGCGCGAGCAGTACGCGAACCTGGCCGACAACCCGATCCACAGCGTCGCCGAAACCCCGGTCTCGACCTTCAGTGCCGACGTCGACACCGGCGCCTACGCCAATGTGCGGCTACTGCTCAATCAGGGTCGACTGCCGCCGGAAGGCGCGGTGCGGCTGGAAGAGATGGTCAATTACTTTCCCTACGACTACGCGCTGCCGAGCGATGGTTCGCCCTTCGGCGTGACTACCGAACTGGCCGCTTCACCGTGGAACCCGCACACCCGCTTGCTGCGTATCGGCATCAAGGCCTCCGACCGCGAGGTGGCGGAACTGGCCCCAGCGAACCTGGTGTTTCTGGTGGATGTCTCCGGCTCAATGGACCGCCCCGAAGGCTTGCCACGGGTCAAAAGCACCCTGAAGTTGCTCGTCGATCAATTGCGCGAACAGGATCGGGTATCGCTGGTGGTATATGCCGGCGAATCCAGAGTGGTTCTGGAGCCGACTTCCGGACGGGAAAAGGCGAAAATTCGCACTGCCATCGAGCAATTGACTGCCGGCGGCTCGACCGCTGGCGCTTCAGGCATCGAGTTGGCTTATCAGATGGCGCAGCAGGCGTTCATGCCCAAAGGCATCAACCGCATCCTGTTGGCCACCGACGGCGACTTCAACGTCGGCATCAGCGACTTCGACAGTCTGAAACAAATGGCTGTGGATAAACGCAAGACCGGGATTTCCCTGACCACTCTGGGTTTCGGTGTGGATAACTACAATGAACACCTGATGGAACAA is a window from the Pseudomonas gozinkensis genome containing:
- a CDS encoding vWA domain-containing protein, encoding MSLPSTLLRPLAASMLLVVAGCGVSSTPETTVAPPPAQTELKSSVQPEAVMADSAMVKRSALPAPIARFAPMPAGESYPQGYRDEQREQYANLADNPIHSVAETPVSTFSADVDTGAYANVRLLLNQGRLPPEGAVRLEEMVNYFPYDYALPSDGSPFGVTTELAASPWNPHTRLLRIGIKASDREVAELAPANLVFLVDVSGSMDRPEGLPRVKSTLKLLVDQLREQDRVSLVVYAGESRVVLEPTSGREKAKIRTAIEQLTAGGSTAGASGIELAYQMAQQAFMPKGINRILLATDGDFNVGISDFDSLKQMAVDKRKTGISLTTLGFGVDNYNEHLMEQLADAGDGNYAYIDNLREARKVLVDQLGSTLAVVAKNVKLQVEFNPAQVSEYRLLGYENRALKPEDFSNDKVDAGEIGAGHTVTALYEIVPTGEKGWLEPLRYGKTDAVVSEKKGELAMLRVRYQTPEGGKSLLIERPIASQVAPASEDLRFAAAVAAFSQQLKDGRYTGDFSLKDTEALARGARGDDRFGLRNEFVQLVELAQSLRTSTASNATSTERRIE